From a single Oncorhynchus nerka isolate Pitt River linkage group LG11, Oner_Uvic_2.0, whole genome shotgun sequence genomic region:
- the LOC115137281 gene encoding ribosomal protein S6 kinase beta-2-like isoform X1, producing MPRETNIRTATRTRARMAGVFDIDLESEDLSDAEDDVCDFTVAETDLVQTEEIELTSAVVNRDSERIGPDSFELLSVLGKGGYGKVFQVRKVQGAQTGKIFAMKVLKKAKIVCNAKDTAHTRAEREILETVRHPFIVDLLYAFQTGGKLYLILECLSGGELFMQLEKEGIFMEDTACFYLGEIVLALGHLHSNGIIYRDLKPENIMLNHQGHIKLTDFGLCKESIHDGAVTHTFCGTIEYMAPEILTRTGHNRAVDWWSLGALMYDMMTGSPPFTAENRKKTIDKILKCKLNLPPYLTLDARDMIKKLLKKSPLQRLGSSAADCKDIEKHPFFRHINWDDLLSKRCEPPYKPCLQSDEDVSQFDTRFTKQTPVDSPDDSTISHQHEHAFAGFTYVAPSVLESLKEGFSFEPRTRPVRRHNSSPRTPISPLKFSLPGSFAKSSGGGESESDLLSQTSFHLPPTAPPTDNGATQPISTPGRNKKQKGNRR from the exons ATGCCAAGAGAAACAAACATCAGAACAGCAACAAGGACCAGAGCGAG GATGGCTGGTGTTTTCGATATTGACCTGGAGTCAGAAGACCTTAGCGACGCAGAG GATGATGTTTGTGACTTCACCGTAGCAGAGACAGACCT TGTTCAGACAGAAGAGATAGAGCTGACCAGTGCCGTTGTcaacagagacagtgagaggatcGGACCAGACAGCTTTGAGCTGCTAAGTGTGCTGGGCAAGGGGGGCTatggcaag GTTTTCCAGGTACGGAAAGTGCAGGGTGCACAGACGGGGAAGATATTCGCCATGAAGGTTTTAAAGAAG GCGAAGATCGTGTGTAACGCCAAGGACACGGCCCACACACGTGCGGAGCGGGAGATTCTGGAGACGGTGCGGCACCCCTTCATCGTGGACCTGCTGTACGCCTTCCAGACCGGGGGTAAACTCTACCTCATCCTGGAGTGTCTCAGTG GTGGAGAACTGTTCATGCAGCTGGAGAAGGAAGGAATCTTCATGGAGGACACAGCCTG TTTTTATCTGGGCGAGATCGTGCTTGCTTTGGGACACCTCCACTCAAATGGAATCATCTACCGAGACCTCAAACCAGAGAATATCATGCTGAACCACcaag GACACATCAAGCTGACCGACTTTGGCCTGTGTAAGGAGTCCATTCACGACGGCGCGGTCACGCACACCTTCTGTGGGACCATAGAGTACAT gGCTCCAGAGATTCTGACGCGTACAGGGCACAACCGGGCGGTGGACTGGTGGAGTCTTGGTGCCCTGATGTATGACATGATGACGGGCtcg CCTCCGTTCACAGCTGAGAACAGGAAGAAGACCATTGATAAGATCTTGAAGTGTAAACTCAACCTACCGCCCTACCTCACACTGGACGCCCGAGACATGATCAAAAAG CTGCTGAAGAAGAGTCCTCTTCAGAGGCTAGGCTCCAGTGCGGCAGACTGTAAAGACATAGAG AAGCATCCCTTCTTCAGACACATCAACTGGGACGACCTGCTGAGTAAGAGGTGTGAGCCGCCCTACAAGCCATGCCTG CAGTCGGATGAGGACGTGAGTCAGTTTGACACGAGGTTCACCAAGCAGACTCCGGTGGACAGTCCTGACGACTCCACAATCAGCCACCAGCACGAACACGCCTTCGCT GGTTTTACCTACGTGGCTCCCTCTGTGTTGGAGAGTCTGAAGGAGGGCTTCTCCTTTGAGCCGCGGACACGTCCCGTGCGCAGACACAACAGCAGTCCACGCACCCCCatcag tcctctcaaGTTCTCTCTCCCCGGGTCGTTCGCCAAGTCctcagggggaggagagagcgagTCGGACCTTCTCTCCCAGACCTCGTTCCATCTCCCGCCGACCGCCCCGCCCACCGACAACGGCGCCACGCAGCCAATCAGCACGCCGGGCCGGAACAAGAAGCAGAAGGGTAACCGGAGATGA
- the LOC115137281 gene encoding ribosomal protein S6 kinase beta-2-like isoform X3 — protein MAGVFDIDLESEDLSDAEDDVCDFTVAETDLVQTEEIELTSAVVNRDSERIGPDSFELLSVLGKGGYGKVFQVRKVQGAQTGKIFAMKVLKKAKIVCNAKDTAHTRAEREILETVRHPFIVDLLYAFQTGGKLYLILECLSGGELFMQLEKEGIFMEDTACFYLGEIVLALGHLHSNGIIYRDLKPENIMLNHQGHIKLTDFGLCKESIHDGAVTHTFCGTIEYMAPEILTRTGHNRAVDWWSLGALMYDMMTGSPPFTAENRKKTIDKILKCKLNLPPYLTLDARDMIKKLLKKSPLQRLGSSAADCKDIEKHPFFRHINWDDLLSKRCEPPYKPCLQSDEDVSQFDTRFTKQTPVDSPDDSTISHQHEHAFAGFTYVAPSVLESLKEGFSFEPRTRPVRRHNSSPRTPISPLKFSLPGSFAKSSGGGESESDLLSQTSFHLPPTAPPTDNGATQPISTPGRNKKQKGNRR, from the exons ATGGCTGGTGTTTTCGATATTGACCTGGAGTCAGAAGACCTTAGCGACGCAGAG GATGATGTTTGTGACTTCACCGTAGCAGAGACAGACCT TGTTCAGACAGAAGAGATAGAGCTGACCAGTGCCGTTGTcaacagagacagtgagaggatcGGACCAGACAGCTTTGAGCTGCTAAGTGTGCTGGGCAAGGGGGGCTatggcaag GTTTTCCAGGTACGGAAAGTGCAGGGTGCACAGACGGGGAAGATATTCGCCATGAAGGTTTTAAAGAAG GCGAAGATCGTGTGTAACGCCAAGGACACGGCCCACACACGTGCGGAGCGGGAGATTCTGGAGACGGTGCGGCACCCCTTCATCGTGGACCTGCTGTACGCCTTCCAGACCGGGGGTAAACTCTACCTCATCCTGGAGTGTCTCAGTG GTGGAGAACTGTTCATGCAGCTGGAGAAGGAAGGAATCTTCATGGAGGACACAGCCTG TTTTTATCTGGGCGAGATCGTGCTTGCTTTGGGACACCTCCACTCAAATGGAATCATCTACCGAGACCTCAAACCAGAGAATATCATGCTGAACCACcaag GACACATCAAGCTGACCGACTTTGGCCTGTGTAAGGAGTCCATTCACGACGGCGCGGTCACGCACACCTTCTGTGGGACCATAGAGTACAT gGCTCCAGAGATTCTGACGCGTACAGGGCACAACCGGGCGGTGGACTGGTGGAGTCTTGGTGCCCTGATGTATGACATGATGACGGGCtcg CCTCCGTTCACAGCTGAGAACAGGAAGAAGACCATTGATAAGATCTTGAAGTGTAAACTCAACCTACCGCCCTACCTCACACTGGACGCCCGAGACATGATCAAAAAG CTGCTGAAGAAGAGTCCTCTTCAGAGGCTAGGCTCCAGTGCGGCAGACTGTAAAGACATAGAG AAGCATCCCTTCTTCAGACACATCAACTGGGACGACCTGCTGAGTAAGAGGTGTGAGCCGCCCTACAAGCCATGCCTG CAGTCGGATGAGGACGTGAGTCAGTTTGACACGAGGTTCACCAAGCAGACTCCGGTGGACAGTCCTGACGACTCCACAATCAGCCACCAGCACGAACACGCCTTCGCT GGTTTTACCTACGTGGCTCCCTCTGTGTTGGAGAGTCTGAAGGAGGGCTTCTCCTTTGAGCCGCGGACACGTCCCGTGCGCAGACACAACAGCAGTCCACGCACCCCCatcag tcctctcaaGTTCTCTCTCCCCGGGTCGTTCGCCAAGTCctcagggggaggagagagcgagTCGGACCTTCTCTCCCAGACCTCGTTCCATCTCCCGCCGACCGCCCCGCCCACCGACAACGGCGCCACGCAGCCAATCAGCACGCCGGGCCGGAACAAGAAGCAGAAGGGTAACCGGAGATGA
- the LOC115137281 gene encoding ribosomal protein S6 kinase beta-2-like isoform X2, giving the protein MCWVDGRQSPDCQTGYGWRSLDWASRGLRSGQIPLSVQTEEIELTSAVVNRDSERIGPDSFELLSVLGKGGYGKVFQVRKVQGAQTGKIFAMKVLKKAKIVCNAKDTAHTRAEREILETVRHPFIVDLLYAFQTGGKLYLILECLSGGELFMQLEKEGIFMEDTACFYLGEIVLALGHLHSNGIIYRDLKPENIMLNHQGHIKLTDFGLCKESIHDGAVTHTFCGTIEYMAPEILTRTGHNRAVDWWSLGALMYDMMTGSPPFTAENRKKTIDKILKCKLNLPPYLTLDARDMIKKLLKKSPLQRLGSSAADCKDIEKHPFFRHINWDDLLSKRCEPPYKPCLQSDEDVSQFDTRFTKQTPVDSPDDSTISHQHEHAFAGFTYVAPSVLESLKEGFSFEPRTRPVRRHNSSPRTPISPLKFSLPGSFAKSSGGGESESDLLSQTSFHLPPTAPPTDNGATQPISTPGRNKKQKGNRR; this is encoded by the exons ATGTGTTGGGTGGATGGGAGGCAGTCACCGGATTGCCAGACGGGATACGGGTGGAGATCTTTGGATTGGGCATcaagggggttgaggtcaggtcagatccccTTAAG TGTTCAGACAGAAGAGATAGAGCTGACCAGTGCCGTTGTcaacagagacagtgagaggatcGGACCAGACAGCTTTGAGCTGCTAAGTGTGCTGGGCAAGGGGGGCTatggcaag GTTTTCCAGGTACGGAAAGTGCAGGGTGCACAGACGGGGAAGATATTCGCCATGAAGGTTTTAAAGAAG GCGAAGATCGTGTGTAACGCCAAGGACACGGCCCACACACGTGCGGAGCGGGAGATTCTGGAGACGGTGCGGCACCCCTTCATCGTGGACCTGCTGTACGCCTTCCAGACCGGGGGTAAACTCTACCTCATCCTGGAGTGTCTCAGTG GTGGAGAACTGTTCATGCAGCTGGAGAAGGAAGGAATCTTCATGGAGGACACAGCCTG TTTTTATCTGGGCGAGATCGTGCTTGCTTTGGGACACCTCCACTCAAATGGAATCATCTACCGAGACCTCAAACCAGAGAATATCATGCTGAACCACcaag GACACATCAAGCTGACCGACTTTGGCCTGTGTAAGGAGTCCATTCACGACGGCGCGGTCACGCACACCTTCTGTGGGACCATAGAGTACAT gGCTCCAGAGATTCTGACGCGTACAGGGCACAACCGGGCGGTGGACTGGTGGAGTCTTGGTGCCCTGATGTATGACATGATGACGGGCtcg CCTCCGTTCACAGCTGAGAACAGGAAGAAGACCATTGATAAGATCTTGAAGTGTAAACTCAACCTACCGCCCTACCTCACACTGGACGCCCGAGACATGATCAAAAAG CTGCTGAAGAAGAGTCCTCTTCAGAGGCTAGGCTCCAGTGCGGCAGACTGTAAAGACATAGAG AAGCATCCCTTCTTCAGACACATCAACTGGGACGACCTGCTGAGTAAGAGGTGTGAGCCGCCCTACAAGCCATGCCTG CAGTCGGATGAGGACGTGAGTCAGTTTGACACGAGGTTCACCAAGCAGACTCCGGTGGACAGTCCTGACGACTCCACAATCAGCCACCAGCACGAACACGCCTTCGCT GGTTTTACCTACGTGGCTCCCTCTGTGTTGGAGAGTCTGAAGGAGGGCTTCTCCTTTGAGCCGCGGACACGTCCCGTGCGCAGACACAACAGCAGTCCACGCACCCCCatcag tcctctcaaGTTCTCTCTCCCCGGGTCGTTCGCCAAGTCctcagggggaggagagagcgagTCGGACCTTCTCTCCCAGACCTCGTTCCATCTCCCGCCGACCGCCCCGCCCACCGACAACGGCGCCACGCAGCCAATCAGCACGCCGGGCCGGAACAAGAAGCAGAAGGGTAACCGGAGATGA
- the LOC115137282 gene encoding uncharacterized protein LOC115137282, with protein MKANITLALSMLSLVLLIFVHEATPDSNGTFNENTQTEKTSARGGLLNDTRNSTDQSTPEKHDRGMHGNHSGMTIAPPNGTPTSTESQTSATSGNTTQQTEKTTSPPLTKQTIPTSLPKTSPSTSTTPSRNKPSPAPFIVVLVIILLLAITVLCFYKWKSRHSGQDGSAPRLLLGVRERMRGRVRSLEDWLGLTLWPGKRVVEGEEEEGEKSGDGEAAAGARGGQDGDSSDDYSSLDGIDLSERAKNLEDDEKKEAVKRKSGSEGGQYNMKGERTDGRKEGGEEERTGENSGEGDTCDLTAL; from the coding sequence aTGAAGGCCAATATCACCCTGGCGCTGAGCATGCTCTCTCTGGTCCTCTTGATCTTCGTCCATGAAGCCACGCCTGACTCTAATGGAACTTTCAACGAGAACACacaaactgaaaagacgagcgcgAGAGGTGGACTTTTAAATGATACCAGGAACTCCACTGACCAATCCACACCTGAGAAGCATGACAGAGGAATGCATGGTAATCATTCTGGCATGACAATAGCCCCCCCGAATGGTACACCCACATCCACAGAGAGTCAGACATCTGCAACATCAGGAAACACAACCCAGCAGACTGAAAAGACCACATCCCCCCCACTCACTAAACAGACAATCCCTACGTCTCTTCCCAAGACCTCCCCCAGCACCTCAACCACTCCATCCCGTAATAAACCCTCACCTGCTCCGTTCATCGTGGTCCTGGTCATCATTCTTCTCCTAGCGATTACCGTGCTGTGCTTCTACAAGTGGAAAAGCCGCCACTCAGGCCAGGATGGCTCCGCCCCTCGGCTGTTATTGGGCGTCAGGGAGCGCATGAGGGGCAGGGTTAGAAGCCTGGAGGATTGGCTGGGGCTCACCCTCTGGCCCGGGaagagagtggtggagggggaagaggaggagggagagaagagtggagatgGAGAGGCTGCTGCAGGAGCGAGAGGGGGACAGGATGGAGATTCCTCAGACGACTACTCCAGTTTAGATGGGATTGACCTCAGCGAGAGAGCCAAGAACCTAGAGGATGATGAGAAAAAGGAGGCGGTGAAGAGGAAGAGTGGGAGCGAGGGAGGCCAGTATAACAtgaaaggagagaggactgatggaaggaaggagggtgGTGAAGAAGAGCGAACAGGGGAAAACTCCGGTGAGGGAGATACTTGTGACCTCACAGCACTgtaa